The following coding sequences are from one Marinilabiliales bacterium window:
- the ggt gene encoding gamma-glutamyltransferase has translation MERDKIKSLMIFAVSFLVMVHAAGAQDRITGYNFATRSEVIAQNGMAATSHPLATQAALDILKMGGSAVDAAIAANAMLGLMEPTGCGIGGDLFAIIWDAESGKLHGLNASGRSPRNLSREYFIENGYDYIPTSGALSVSVPGTVDGWFEMHGKFGMLGMEDILKPAIEYGRNGFPVTELIAYYLERSVGRLGRYPNFSETYMPEGRMPAKGEIFRNPWLANTYEIIATEGRDAFYKGEIARTIEKYIHENGGFLSYEDMASHTSEWIDPVSANYRGYDVWQLPPNGQGIAVLQILNILEGYDIASMGLYSPEYIHTFVEAKKLAFEDRAHYYADPDFSPVPVERLISKEYADERRSLINPDRAARRYDPGMMEVPSTIYLTTADRHGNMVSLIQSNYRGMGSGMTPPQLGFVLQNRGEGFTLKEGYFNTYEPGKRPFHTIIPGFITKDGRPWISFGVMGGAMQPQGHAQIVVNMIDFGMNLQEAGDAPRIQHSGSSEPTGQRMTDGGVVMLESGFPWETIRGLIERGHRLQWAVGPFGGYQAIMWDPVNEVYYGASESRKDGQAAGY, from the coding sequence ATGGAAAGAGACAAAATTAAAAGCCTGATGATTTTCGCAGTTTCGTTTTTGGTAATGGTTCATGCCGCCGGAGCACAGGATCGCATAACAGGGTATAATTTCGCCACCAGGTCGGAGGTCATTGCCCAGAACGGCATGGCTGCAACGAGCCATCCCCTGGCAACACAGGCGGCACTCGACATCCTGAAAATGGGCGGCAGCGCTGTGGATGCAGCCATAGCGGCAAATGCAATGCTGGGTCTTATGGAACCCACCGGTTGCGGAATTGGAGGCGATCTTTTTGCCATTATCTGGGATGCCGAAAGCGGCAAACTTCACGGATTAAATGCCAGCGGCCGCAGTCCCCGAAACCTCTCAAGAGAATATTTTATTGAGAACGGATACGATTACATACCCACATCGGGAGCTCTTTCGGTGAGTGTGCCGGGGACTGTAGACGGCTGGTTCGAGATGCACGGCAAGTTCGGGATGCTGGGCATGGAAGATATCCTCAAGCCTGCAATAGAATATGGCCGCAATGGCTTCCCCGTAACTGAACTTATAGCTTACTACCTTGAACGGTCGGTCGGGAGACTGGGCCGTTATCCCAACTTCAGCGAAACCTACATGCCTGAAGGCAGAATGCCTGCCAAGGGCGAGATCTTCCGCAACCCCTGGCTGGCAAATACTTACGAGATCATTGCCACAGAAGGGCGCGACGCCTTTTACAAGGGAGAAATAGCCCGTACAATTGAAAAGTATATTCATGAGAACGGAGGCTTCCTGAGCTACGAAGACATGGCTTCGCACACCTCCGAATGGATCGATCCGGTATCAGCAAACTACAGGGGATATGATGTCTGGCAGCTGCCTCCGAACGGACAGGGAATTGCCGTACTCCAGATACTCAATATACTTGAAGGATACGACATCGCATCAATGGGCCTTTACAGTCCTGAATACATCCACACTTTCGTGGAAGCCAAAAAACTGGCTTTTGAAGACAGGGCCCACTATTATGCTGACCCGGACTTCAGTCCCGTCCCCGTAGAAAGACTCATATCAAAAGAATATGCAGATGAAAGGCGCAGCCTTATTAATCCCGACAGGGCAGCGCGCAGGTATGACCCGGGCATGATGGAGGTACCCAGCACTATTTACCTGACAACGGCCGACAGGCACGGTAATATGGTCTCTCTCATTCAAAGTAATTACAGGGGAATGGGAAGCGGAATGACGCCTCCCCAGCTGGGTTTTGTTTTACAGAACCGGGGTGAGGGATTTACACTCAAAGAGGGTTACTTTAATACCTATGAACCCGGCAAAAGGCCTTTCCACACCATTATTCCCGGATTCATCACCAAAGACGGCCGGCCCTGGATAAGCTTCGGGGTAATGGGCGGTGCCATGCAGCCACAGGGACACGCACAGATAGTTGTGAATATGATCGATTTCGGCATGAACCTGCAGGAGGCAGGCGATGCGCCCAGGATACAGCATTCGGGTTCATCAGAGCCAACCGGACAGCGGATGACTGACGGAGGGGTGGTTATGCTCGAGTCGGGCTTCCCCTGGGAGACAATCCGCGGACTTATTGAAAGGGGGCACAGGTTACAGTGGGCGGTAGGCCCTTTTGGCGGATACCAGGCAATAATGTGGGACCCGGTTAACGAAGTTTACTACGGAGCATCAGAATCCAGAAAGGACGGACAGGCTGCAGGTTATTAA
- a CDS encoding nucleoside diphosphate kinase regulator, which translates to MTKLILNKLDYLRIQKCIEDAKQLKSITAVEAESLMKELNSADIMEPEKIPANVVTMNSEVRISFLNTNKQIQFKIVYPREANVKENKISIFSPIATALIGYKVGDEVEWIVPAGLTRIRIDEIVYQPEASGEYNL; encoded by the coding sequence ATGACAAAGCTGATACTTAACAAACTCGACTACCTGAGAATTCAGAAGTGTATTGAAGATGCAAAACAGTTAAAATCGATTACAGCAGTTGAGGCTGAAAGCCTTATGAAAGAGTTGAATTCTGCTGATATTATGGAACCTGAGAAGATACCAGCAAACGTGGTTACCATGAACTCAGAAGTCAGGATCAGTTTTCTGAATACAAACAAGCAGATACAGTTTAAAATAGTTTATCCGAGAGAAGCCAACGTTAAAGAGAACAAGATCTCCATTTTTTCACCAATTGCCACGGCACTCATTGGATACAAGGTAGGGGACGAAGTTGAGTGGATAGTTCCTGCCGGCCTGACCCGTATCAGAATAGATGAAATTGTTTACCAGCCTGAAGCTTCGGGAGAATACAACCTCTGA
- a CDS encoding SDR family oxidoreductase, protein MKNFLIVGASSGIGRELATILNREGNKVYATYRNNPVNPEDNDVEYHFLDIEADAPDLDFLPDRLDGLAYCPGTINLKPFVRVKPEDFIADFNIQVLGAVKVIQAALPKLKKAETASVVMFSTVAVKMGFNFHSLVATSKGAVEGLARSLAAEFAPKIRVNCIAPSITDTPLASALLNSDAKREANAQRHPMKRVGSVSDIAQMAAFLLSDKSGWITGQVYGVDGGISSLKVN, encoded by the coding sequence ATGAAAAATTTTCTTATAGTAGGAGCATCATCCGGAATAGGCAGGGAGCTTGCCACGATACTAAACCGGGAGGGGAACAAGGTCTATGCAACTTACCGTAATAATCCGGTTAACCCTGAAGATAACGATGTTGAATATCATTTTTTGGATATTGAAGCAGATGCACCGGATCTTGATTTCCTGCCCGACAGACTTGACGGACTCGCTTACTGTCCGGGAACGATCAACCTTAAGCCTTTCGTAAGGGTAAAGCCTGAAGATTTTATCGCTGATTTCAATATCCAGGTATTGGGTGCTGTAAAGGTAATACAGGCTGCACTTCCAAAGCTTAAGAAAGCTGAAACGGCTTCAGTGGTGATGTTCTCAACTGTTGCGGTTAAGATGGGATTCAATTTTCACAGCCTTGTTGCCACATCCAAGGGGGCTGTGGAGGGACTTGCACGGTCGCTTGCAGCAGAATTTGCACCAAAAATAAGGGTGAATTGTATTGCTCCCTCAATTACCGATACCCCCCTGGCGTCAGCGCTGCTCAATTCCGACGCAAAACGGGAAGCCAATGCTCAGCGCCACCCCATGAAAAGAGTAGGTTCAGTAAGCGATATCGCACAGATGGCAGCTTTTCTGCTGTCTGACAAATCCGGCTGGATAACCGGCCAGGTTTACGGTGTTGATGGTGGCATTTCCTCACTAAAAGTTAATTAA
- a CDS encoding PhzF family phenazine biosynthesis protein: MIVLYQVDAFAEKLFTGNPAAVCPLEKWLPDELLQNIAMENNLSETAFYVRSGDRHHIRWFTPSVEVELCGHATLATAWVLFNLEGHKEEEITFFSALSGILKVKREGDRLAMDFPVDTVQEVPGGEDVAGCFSPRPSGVYRGRSDYLLLFDNEDDIAALSPSMAELLMIDARGIIVTARGREVDFVSRFFAPRVGVDEDPVTGSAHTTLAPFWAGRLGKTEMTARQLSKRGGELVCRYLGDRVEINGTARLYMTGELRGLE; encoded by the coding sequence ATGATTGTTTTGTACCAGGTTGACGCTTTCGCGGAAAAGTTATTTACAGGCAATCCTGCAGCCGTGTGTCCGCTGGAGAAATGGCTCCCGGATGAGTTGCTTCAGAACATAGCAATGGAGAACAACCTTTCTGAAACGGCCTTTTATGTGAGGTCGGGGGACCGCCACCATATACGATGGTTTACCCCTTCGGTTGAGGTTGAACTGTGCGGCCATGCTACCCTGGCTACCGCATGGGTGCTTTTTAACCTCGAGGGTCACAAGGAAGAGGAGATTACGTTTTTTTCCGCGTTAAGCGGAATACTTAAAGTAAAAAGAGAGGGAGACCGCCTGGCTATGGATTTTCCTGTCGACACGGTTCAGGAGGTGCCTGGGGGTGAAGATGTTGCCGGCTGTTTCAGTCCGCGTCCTTCAGGTGTTTACAGGGGACGGTCTGATTACCTGCTTCTGTTTGATAACGAGGATGATATTGCTGCATTGTCCCCTTCCATGGCTGAGTTGTTGATGATTGATGCAAGGGGCATAATTGTAACAGCAAGGGGCAGGGAGGTCGATTTTGTTTCCCGGTTTTTTGCTCCGCGGGTGGGTGTTGACGAGGATCCTGTCACGGGCTCTGCGCATACTACCCTGGCGCCTTTCTGGGCAGGCCGGCTGGGTAAAACCGAAATGACCGCCAGGCAGCTTTCGAAGAGGGGAGGGGAGCTGGTTTGCCGCTATCTCGGCGACCGGGTTGAAATTAACGGAACCGCCAGGCTTTATATGACAGGAGAGCTGCGCGGACTTGAATGA
- a CDS encoding class I SAM-dependent methyltransferase translates to MWYEQMFEDYGEEYDKESFTKGTVGECDFIEKEINHNRNVRILDIGCGTGRHALELARRGYDVTGIDLSERQISIAREKAGKENLDVRFIRADARELDFKDEFELVIMMCEGGFPLMETDEMNFAILQNAADALKEGGKFIFTTLNGLFPLFHSVKDFVNASNDKGNALAESCSFDLMTFRDYNITSIIDDSGRKIEYECNERYYTPPEITWLLKSLGFKTVNIFGARLGAFSRDDKLTTEDFEMLVIAGL, encoded by the coding sequence ATGTGGTACGAACAGATGTTCGAGGATTATGGTGAAGAATACGACAAGGAAAGCTTCACCAAGGGTACTGTTGGTGAATGTGATTTCATTGAGAAAGAGATCAATCATAACAGGAATGTACGGATACTCGACATCGGGTGCGGGACGGGACGGCATGCGCTGGAGCTTGCCCGCCGGGGATATGATGTAACGGGAATTGATCTGTCAGAAAGACAGATAAGTATAGCCAGAGAAAAAGCCGGGAAAGAGAACCTTGATGTGAGATTTATCAGGGCCGATGCAAGGGAGCTTGACTTTAAAGATGAGTTTGAGCTGGTGATAATGATGTGCGAGGGAGGGTTCCCGCTGATGGAGACTGACGAGATGAATTTCGCTATCCTGCAGAATGCTGCAGATGCCCTGAAAGAAGGAGGCAAATTCATCTTTACAACTCTTAACGGACTTTTCCCTCTTTTCCATTCGGTAAAGGACTTTGTTAATGCCAGTAATGATAAGGGAAATGCCCTGGCTGAATCCTGCAGCTTTGACCTGATGACTTTCAGGGACTATAATATCACCTCCATTATAGATGATAGCGGGCGGAAGATAGAGTATGAATGCAACGAGAGGTACTACACGCCGCCGGAGATCACCTGGCTGCTCAAGTCACTCGGGTTTAAGACCGTTAATATTTTCGGTGCCAGGCTCGGTGCTTTCAGCAGGGATGACAAATTAACGACTGAAGATTTTGAGATGCTGGTTATTGCGGGACTTTAA
- a CDS encoding SMUG2 DNA glycosylase family protein, with the protein METFAERVIEFNRNLDVKLDLPAGIRVMNPFSENPEALRISSLFYRKFYNDNRQRRLILGINPGRHGAGVTGIPFTDTKRLAEKCKLAIAGLNTHEPSSVFIYEVIDAYGGPERFYSDFYINSPCPLGFVKTNDKGKEVNFNYYDSKELAAAVYPFMLRSIGAHIAKGIDTEVAYCLGSGKNYKTLERINREQRYFGKLIPLEHPRFIMQYRSKQKQSYIEKYLEAFRSG; encoded by the coding sequence ATGGAGACTTTCGCCGAAAGGGTGATCGAATTTAACAGGAACCTTGATGTCAAACTGGATCTGCCGGCAGGGATAAGGGTAATGAATCCTTTTTCTGAGAATCCCGAAGCCCTGAGAATCTCATCGCTCTTTTACCGGAAATTTTACAATGATAACCGCCAGCGCAGGCTGATACTGGGCATAAACCCCGGCCGTCACGGAGCCGGCGTTACTGGAATCCCCTTTACCGACACAAAACGGCTGGCCGAGAAATGCAAACTGGCCATAGCGGGCCTGAACACGCATGAACCCTCCTCGGTTTTTATTTACGAGGTTATAGATGCCTATGGAGGACCGGAAAGATTCTATTCAGATTTCTACATAAACTCCCCCTGCCCGCTCGGTTTCGTAAAAACAAATGATAAAGGCAAAGAGGTAAACTTCAACTACTACGACAGCAAAGAACTGGCTGCTGCTGTATATCCCTTTATGCTCAGGTCGATCGGGGCACATATCGCCAAGGGTATAGACACGGAGGTGGCTTACTGCCTTGGCAGTGGCAAGAATTACAAAACGCTGGAAAGAATAAACCGGGAACAAAGGTACTTCGGTAAGCTCATTCCGCTTGAGCACCCGCGCTTTATTATGCAGTACAGGTCAAAACAAAAACAAAGTTACATCGAAAAATACCTGGAGGCATTCCGGTCAGGCTGA
- a CDS encoding carbonic anhydrase — MDRLIPVKTADDILPEYLDTPVQTLFEYHNFRKPFGSYTDSKMLIGMCMDKRIHLNLPDRFAFTIRTGGANLRYSAFNVSYAIAVGGVRCIVLIGHNDCGMVNLYSKKDQIVGGLVEGAGMDPEQSEDHFRNYAPMFEIDSETEFLLSEAARLRKKYPKILVAPLFYIIEDNQLYFLDEG, encoded by the coding sequence ATGGACAGACTGATTCCCGTAAAGACTGCTGATGATATTTTACCTGAGTACCTGGATACGCCGGTGCAGACCCTTTTTGAGTATCATAATTTCAGGAAGCCTTTCGGCAGCTATACCGATTCAAAAATGCTGATCGGTATGTGCATGGATAAAAGAATCCACCTGAACCTTCCCGACAGGTTCGCATTTACCATTCGTACGGGCGGAGCCAACCTGAGATACAGTGCATTCAACGTATCATACGCGATTGCCGTGGGAGGTGTCAGGTGCATAGTGCTGATAGGCCATAATGACTGCGGAATGGTCAACCTCTATTCTAAAAAGGATCAGATAGTCGGGGGACTGGTCGAGGGTGCAGGAATGGATCCTGAGCAGTCTGAAGACCATTTCAGGAATTATGCCCCGATGTTTGAGATAGACAGCGAAACTGAGTTCCTGCTGAGCGAAGCTGCAAGGCTTCGTAAGAAATATCCGAAAATCCTTGTGGCCCCGCTTTTCTATATTATTGAGGACAACCAGCTTTATTTCCTGGATGAGGGCTGA
- a CDS encoding CDP-alcohol phosphatidyltransferase family protein, with protein MRRQEILTVPNCLGFYRIFAFPFILWFVLSGKETLFAVFLTINLLTDVADGYIARRYDMVTEFGARLDSIADNLTYLLAFTGIYMFRLDDFMPHIVSFLVFAGLLLSSILLSLAKFRRFPSLHLYSFKIGGYIQGAFFIILFTVGFITPFYYLMITWSILAAMEHITIQLIIPEMRSDAKGLYWVLREKEGARSEEDTTA; from the coding sequence ATGAGAAGACAAGAAATATTAACTGTTCCCAATTGTCTTGGATTTTACCGGATCTTTGCGTTCCCTTTTATTTTGTGGTTTGTTCTTTCCGGCAAAGAAACCCTCTTTGCGGTATTCCTGACCATAAACCTTCTGACTGATGTGGCTGACGGTTATATCGCCAGGAGGTACGATATGGTGACAGAGTTCGGGGCACGCCTGGATTCGATTGCTGATAATCTTACATACCTGCTGGCCTTTACCGGGATATACATGTTCAGGCTGGATGATTTCATGCCGCATATTGTCAGCTTCCTGGTGTTCGCAGGTTTGCTCCTTTCGAGTATCCTTCTTTCACTTGCTAAATTCAGGAGGTTTCCCAGTTTACATCTCTATTCATTCAAGATAGGAGGGTACATACAGGGTGCCTTTTTCATTATACTTTTCACGGTGGGTTTTATAACCCCTTTTTACTATCTTATGATAACATGGAGCATTCTTGCAGCAATGGAACATATAACCATTCAGCTGATCATACCTGAAATGAGGTCAGATGCAAAAGGTCTCTACTGGGTATTGAGGGAAAAAGAAGGTGCCCGGTCCGAAGAGGATACTACTGCATAA